In a single window of the Ruminococcus albus 7 = DSM 20455 genome:
- a CDS encoding glycoside hydrolase family 3 protein, translating into MKRKIMAAIAVILTFSVSSCGNLSRPDPNTINKIEDESSYSPRRWHYQDDDTTSDEESQADNKIEYSPEEDPEKFIKATIKNMTLEEKIGQLFIVRADALETGYDNKTVNDDTIGGVTYVDEMMVKALKKYNVGGITLKEKNIIDEDKLIELTTGLQDNSKYPLFIGVDEIGGDNATIANNVNFAVPLFDNMDAVKTAKNAKKLGKTIGRYLVSYGVNLDFAPVADVSEDSKKIGSKIFSDDPLTVDSLVEAEIDGLHESRIMTAVGHFPGYGDDNADGEDVPKNDSEWDEIMDNSGTAFTTALKKSDMLMIGHILLPEVSDDELPASMSKQVIQDKIRDELGYKGVIITDAMSAKCITNNYIKRECAVNAIIAGADIVLMPYDLEDSIDAVLKAVDEGKISESMINKRVERILTLKVRRGLFDDHSSDNDTSGEDTVSSSAEE; encoded by the coding sequence ATGAAAAGAAAGATCATGGCTGCGATTGCCGTTATTCTGACATTTTCTGTGTCTTCATGCGGTAATCTGAGCCGCCCGGACCCCAATACTATAAACAAAATAGAAGATGAAAGCAGTTACTCGCCGAGAAGATGGCATTATCAGGATGATGATACCACATCGGATGAAGAATCACAGGCAGATAATAAAATAGAATATTCTCCCGAAGAAGATCCTGAAAAGTTCATAAAAGCCACCATCAAGAATATGACACTTGAAGAAAAGATCGGTCAGTTGTTTATTGTGAGGGCTGATGCGCTTGAAACAGGTTATGACAATAAGACCGTAAATGATGATACCATAGGCGGCGTGACCTATGTCGATGAAATGATGGTAAAAGCCCTGAAAAAATACAATGTGGGCGGCATTACGCTTAAAGAAAAAAATATCATTGATGAAGATAAGCTAATAGAACTTACTACCGGGCTTCAGGATAATTCAAAATATCCTCTCTTTATAGGAGTTGACGAGATCGGCGGGGATAATGCTACTATCGCCAATAATGTCAATTTTGCTGTTCCCCTTTTCGATAATATGGATGCAGTAAAAACTGCAAAAAATGCAAAAAAACTTGGTAAGACCATTGGCAGATATCTGGTCAGCTACGGAGTAAATCTTGATTTTGCACCTGTGGCAGATGTTTCCGAAGACAGCAAAAAGATCGGCAGCAAGATATTTTCCGATGATCCTCTTACGGTCGATAGTCTGGTAGAGGCTGAAATAGACGGTCTTCATGAAAGCAGAATAATGACAGCAGTCGGACATTTTCCGGGCTACGGTGACGATAATGCCGACGGAGAAGATGTACCGAAAAACGATTCCGAATGGGATGAAATAATGGATAATTCCGGCACTGCATTTACAACAGCATTAAAAAAGTCGGATATGCTGATGATCGGACATATACTGCTGCCTGAAGTATCTGATGATGAACTGCCGGCTTCAATGTCAAAGCAGGTAATACAGGATAAGATAAGAGATGAGCTTGGATACAAAGGTGTTATAATAACAGATGCTATGTCTGCAAAATGTATCACCAACAATTATATCAAGCGCGAGTGCGCAGTAAACGCTATAATCGCAGGCGCGGATATAGTACTTATGCCATACGACCTCGAAGATTCCATTGATGCTGTATTAAAAGCTGTAGATGAAGGCAAGATAAGCGAAAGCATGATCAATAAAAGAGTTGAACGTATCCTGACACTAAAAGTCAGAAGGGGTCTGTTTGATGATCATTCTTCCGATAATGATACATCAGGGGAAGATACGGTTTCTTCTTCCGCTGAAGAATAA
- the argJ gene encoding bifunctional glutamate N-acetyltransferase/amino-acid acetyltransferase ArgJ has translation MKEINKVIYDGYKYINGGVCAAKGFKANGLYCGIKKAMDAAETPDGNESPVSNTKPDLCLVASDVMCSAAAVFTQNKVKGAPVTVSQKHLEKTGGKAQGFILNSKNANTCNADGEAKALKMCELAANKLGIKTEEMLIAQTGVIGQIMPIEPVEKAMDDLYSGLAYDGNEKAAIAIMTTDTVKKEVAVEFEIGGKICHIGGMGKGSGMIHPNMATTLNVITTDCAVSPEMLKKALSEIVKVTYNCLSVDGDQSTNDTCAVMANGLAGNDEITAEGADFDKFKQGLFIIMSNITKMLAKDGEGATKLLECNVCGAKDQDDAIIIAKSVICSPLFKCAMFGADANWGRILCAVGYADAEFDINKVDVKIASKQGEIHVCENGAGIPFSEEEAKKILLEDEIFINVCVGDGEGKATAWGCDLTYDYVKINGDYRS, from the coding sequence ATGAAAGAGATCAATAAAGTCATTTATGACGGTTACAAATATATAAATGGCGGTGTGTGTGCTGCCAAGGGCTTTAAAGCAAACGGACTTTACTGCGGCATAAAGAAGGCTATGGACGCAGCAGAAACTCCTGACGGAAATGAAAGCCCTGTTTCAAACACCAAGCCTGATCTTTGCCTGGTGGCATCTGATGTAATGTGCAGTGCTGCAGCTGTATTCACACAGAACAAGGTAAAGGGAGCGCCTGTTACAGTTTCGCAGAAGCATCTTGAAAAGACAGGCGGTAAGGCTCAGGGATTTATACTGAATTCAAAAAATGCCAACACCTGCAACGCTGACGGCGAAGCTAAGGCACTGAAAATGTGCGAACTGGCTGCAAATAAGCTGGGTATAAAGACCGAGGAAATGCTTATCGCTCAGACAGGCGTTATCGGTCAGATAATGCCGATAGAACCTGTTGAAAAAGCTATGGACGATCTTTACAGCGGACTTGCTTATGACGGCAACGAAAAGGCAGCCATAGCAATAATGACTACCGACACTGTAAAGAAAGAGGTAGCTGTAGAGTTTGAGATAGGTGGTAAGATCTGCCATATCGGAGGCATGGGCAAAGGAAGCGGAATGATACACCCTAACATGGCTACCACCTTAAATGTTATCACAACTGACTGTGCAGTTAGTCCTGAAATGCTGAAAAAAGCGCTCAGTGAGATAGTCAAGGTAACATACAACTGTCTTTCGGTTGACGGAGATCAGTCCACAAACGATACCTGCGCAGTTATGGCAAACGGTCTTGCAGGAAACGATGAGATCACAGCCGAGGGCGCTGACTTCGATAAGTTCAAGCAGGGGCTGTTCATAATAATGAGCAATATCACAAAGATGCTTGCCAAGGACGGCGAGGGCGCTACCAAGCTACTGGAATGCAATGTATGCGGCGCTAAGGATCAGGACGATGCTATCATCATCGCTAAGAGCGTTATATGCTCTCCCCTGTTCAAGTGTGCGATGTTCGGTGCTGATGCTAACTGGGGACGCATACTGTGTGCAGTCGGTTACGCAGATGCTGAGTTCGATATAAACAAGGTAGATGTTAAGATCGCTTCAAAGCAGGGCGAGATACACGTTTGCGAGAACGGTGCAGGCATACCTTTCTCAGAGGAAGAAGCCAAGAAGATATTGCTCGAAGACGAGATATTCATAAATGTATGCGTAGGTGACGGTGAAGGAAAAGCCACTGCTTGGGGTTGTGACCTTACATACGATTACGTTAAGATAAACGGCGATTACAGAAGTTAA
- a CDS encoding TraX family protein has product MENTLGNVSAPSEERGFINRNTLKYIVIVAMLIDHIAELFESSIDPTVYHIMRFIGRLTGPTMAFFLAEGAKYTRDIAKYQKRLAIFAAVSWLPFLIANPGPQKLISAPLKLIFQSVIFTLFLGITAIRLWDSKKYTKKDKIALTVLLCLISIIGDWMIMDVLAPLFMYLYRDDKKKRYIAVTLAYLPMMLMVLIHDGWHQLGVLMVPLIIIFCYNGKGGKKNAFNKWFFYIFYPAHLLILGIIKWVVLA; this is encoded by the coding sequence ATGGAAAACACACTCGGAAATGTTTCTGCGCCGTCTGAGGAACGCGGTTTCATCAACCGCAACACGCTGAAATACATAGTTATCGTGGCTATGCTGATAGACCACATAGCTGAATTGTTCGAGAGTTCTATTGACCCTACAGTATACCACATAATGAGGTTCATTGGCAGGCTTACGGGTCCGACCATGGCATTCTTCCTGGCGGAGGGTGCAAAGTACACGCGGGATATAGCTAAATATCAGAAAAGGCTTGCAATATTTGCTGCTGTATCATGGCTTCCTTTCCTTATTGCAAATCCGGGACCCCAAAAGCTTATTTCGGCTCCATTAAAATTGATTTTTCAGAGTGTAATTTTCACGTTGTTTCTCGGTATTACAGCTATCAGACTTTGGGACAGCAAAAAGTACACCAAAAAAGATAAGATAGCCCTCACCGTGTTACTATGTCTTATTTCTATAATAGGTGACTGGATGATAATGGATGTTCTTGCTCCCCTGTTCATGTATCTGTACAGGGACGACAAGAAAAAGCGCTATATCGCGGTAACGCTGGCATATCTGCCGATGATGCTGATGGTATTAATACATGACGGCTGGCATCAGTTAGGTGTACTTATGGTACCGCTGATAATAATTTTCTGCTACAATGGAAAAGGCGGAAAGAAGAATGCTTTCAACAAATGGTTCTTCTACATATTCTACCCTGCACATCTGCTGATACTGGGCATCATAAAATGGGTAGTGCTTGCATAA
- a CDS encoding GyrI-like domain-containing protein, with protein MAFDFKKEYKEYYMPPKKPVIVDVPEMSYIAVRGKGDPNEKDGEYKQDVGVLYAVAYTLKMSYKTDHRIEGFYEYVVPPLEGLWKQDGSENIDYAHKEQFEWTAMIRLPEFVTEEEFRWAVETAEKKKNTDCSKARFITLKEGLCVQMMHIGSYDDEPASVALMNEFIAEQGYVNDMVNERQHHEIYLSDPRKTEPAKLKTVIRHPIKKG; from the coding sequence ATGGCTTTCGATTTCAAGAAAGAATACAAAGAGTATTATATGCCGCCGAAAAAGCCTGTTATCGTCGATGTTCCCGAGATGAGCTACATCGCGGTGAGGGGCAAGGGCGATCCGAATGAAAAAGACGGCGAATACAAGCAGGATGTCGGGGTGCTGTATGCTGTTGCTTACACGCTGAAAATGAGTTACAAGACAGATCACAGGATCGAAGGATTTTACGAATATGTCGTGCCTCCGCTGGAAGGTCTGTGGAAGCAGGACGGTTCGGAAAATATAGACTATGCTCACAAGGAACAATTTGAGTGGACAGCTATGATACGTCTTCCCGAGTTTGTAACGGAAGAAGAATTCCGATGGGCTGTTGAAACGGCTGAGAAGAAGAAAAATACAGATTGTTCAAAAGCACGATTCATAACACTTAAAGAAGGGCTTTGTGTACAGATGATGCATATCGGTTCGTATGACGATGAACCCGCAAGTGTCGCACTGATGAATGAGTTTATCGCTGAACAGGGATATGTAAATGATATGGTAAATGAAAGACAGCATCATGAGATATATCTTTCAGACCCACGAAAGACTGAGCCTGCGAAGCTGAAAACGGTCATCAGGCACCCTATTAAAAAAGGCTAA
- the argB gene encoding acetylglutamate kinase, with translation MDISNSIRSQILSDALPYIQKYHNKVVVVKYGGNAMTNEALKEAVMSDIVLLSEVGIKVVLVHGGGPEINAMLKRVGIESKFINGLRYTDKETMDIVKMVLCGKLNKELVSALQLHGGNALGLCGCDGRMIIADKLDRDDGEDYGYVGEIKKVTTKPILDAINDGYVPIISTVGIGEDGQSYNINADTAASRIASCLRAEKLILMTDIVGLLKDKDDDSTLIPQVNVSEVPFLKKSGIISGGMIPKIDCCVEAVRRGVKRTSIIDGRVPHSILIELLTNEGIGTQFN, from the coding sequence ATGGATATTTCAAACAGTATCAGAAGTCAGATATTAAGCGATGCACTGCCCTATATACAGAAGTACCACAATAAGGTGGTAGTCGTAAAGTACGGCGGCAACGCTATGACAAACGAAGCACTTAAAGAAGCAGTAATGAGCGATATCGTACTGCTTAGTGAAGTCGGCATAAAGGTCGTGCTGGTTCACGGAGGCGGCCCTGAGATCAATGCTATGCTTAAGAGAGTTGGCATTGAGAGCAAGTTCATAAACGGTCTTAGATATACAGACAAGGAAACTATGGACATTGTTAAAATGGTACTCTGCGGTAAGCTGAACAAGGAACTTGTATCCGCTTTACAGCTTCACGGAGGAAATGCGCTGGGACTTTGCGGATGCGACGGCAGAATGATAATCGCTGATAAGCTTGACAGAGATGACGGAGAGGACTATGGCTATGTCGGTGAGATCAAGAAAGTCACTACCAAGCCTATACTCGATGCTATAAATGACGGATATGTTCCGATAATCTCAACTGTAGGTATCGGTGAGGACGGACAGAGTTACAATATCAATGCTGATACTGCAGCATCAAGGATAGCTTCATGTCTGAGAGCTGAAAAGCTGATACTTATGACTGATATCGTTGGTCTGCTGAAAGACAAGGACGATGACAGCACACTGATACCTCAGGTAAATGTCAGCGAAGTTCCTTTCCTGAAAAAGTCCGGCATAATCAGCGGCGGTATGATACCCAAGATAGACTGCTGCGTGGAGGCAGTCAGACGCGGCGTCAAGAGGACCTCCATAATCGATGGCAGAGTTCCCCATTCGATACTTATCGAACTGCTTACAAATGAGGGTATCGGTACACAGTTCAACTGA